The proteins below come from a single Oxyura jamaicensis isolate SHBP4307 breed ruddy duck chromosome 1, BPBGC_Ojam_1.0, whole genome shotgun sequence genomic window:
- the CHAF1B gene encoding chromatin assembly factor 1 subunit B gives MKVITCEIAWHNKEPVYSLDFQRGADGKINRLASAGVDTAVRIWKVEKGPDGKAIVEFLSNLARHTKAVNVVRFSPSGEILASGGDDAVILLWKLNDSKELEPLAFQDEDEAQLNKENWTVVKTLRGHLEDVYDICWTSDGNYMASASVDNTAIMWDVNKGQKVSILNEHKSYVQGITWDPLGQYIATLSCDRVLRVYNTQTRRVAFNVTKMPPGSGAEGEARSYRMFHDDSMKSFFRRLSFTPDGSLLLTPAGCVESGENVTNTTYVFSRNNLKRPMGHLPCPGKATLAVRCCPVYFELRRALNKDEISQKSSPALLNLPYRLVFAVASEDSVLFYDTEQSFPFGYVSNIHYHTLSDISWSSDGAFLAISSTDGYCSFVTFEKDELGIPLKEKPQINVKTPGATEKKVKKSQCHKAISPGSRLTEGTPPSTPTLQPKTLTGASKDLPSTPAGVKNVPVSSSDERKMSQPVSQSTKVNQPKRITLNTLQAWSKTPRRINLISLKPDTPTSTCTDTVPLPPSSEQEHERQPPSDDSLQNPPASKRPRTEEMPLSTSAEDQISCKTNK, from the exons ATGAAGGTGATCACGTGCGAAATAGCGTGGCATAACAAGGAGCCCGTGTACAGCTTAGACTTCCAGCGCGGAGCCGACGGGAAGATCAACCGGCTGGCCTCGGCCGGCGTCGACACGGCCGTCCGC ATATGGAAGGTGGAAAAAGGACCGGATGGAAAAGCTATTGTGGAATTCTTGTCCAACCTCGCCCGCCATACCAAAGCAGTAAATGTTGTGCGCTTCTCTCCCAGCGGTGAGATCCTAGCATCTGGTGGAGATG atgctgttattttgttgtggAAGCTGAATGATAGCAAAGAACTGGAACCACTAGCTTTTCAGGATGAAGACGAAGCACAGCTCAACAAAGAGAATTGGACAGTTGTTAAAACTTTAAG AGGCCACCTAGAAGATGTGTACGATATTTGTTGGACTTCTGATGGAAATTACATGGCATCTGCTTCTGTAGATAACACAGCAATAATGTGGGATGTCAATAAAg GGCAGAAGGTTTCAATATTAAATGAACACAAGAGTTATGTCCAAGGAATAACCTGGGATCCTCTAGGCCAGTACATTGCAACTCTGAGTTGTGATAG GGTTCTGCGGGTATACAACACGCAAACCAGGCGCGTAGCATTCAACGTTACCAAGATGCCACCTGGGTCAGGAGCTGAAGGAGAG GCTAGGAGCTATCGGATGTTTCATGATGACAGCATGAAGTCATTTTTCCGCAGACTCAGTTTTACTCCTGATGGCTCCTTATTACTCACTCCAG CTGGCTGTGTTGAATCAGGAGAAAATGTAACAAACACCACGTATGTTTTCTCCAGAAACAATCTTAAAAG GCCTATGGGTCATCTGCCTTGTCCTGGAAAGGCAACTCTTGCTGTTCGCTGCTGCCCAGTCTACTTTGAGTTGAGACGAGCACTTAATAAAG ATGAAATTAGTCAGAAATCATCTCCTGCTCTGTTGAATTTGCCCTATCGATTGGTGTTTGCTGTTGCATCAGAAGattctgtgcttttttatgATACTGAGCAGTCTTTCCCCTTTGGCTATGTTTCTAACATACATTATCACACCCTCAGTGACATTTCATG GTCCAGTGATGGAGCCTTTCTTGCAATTTCTTCCACGGATGGATACTGTTCATTTGTTACCTTTGAGAAAGATGAACTGGGAATACCACTGAAGGAGAAGCCTCAGATAAATGTCAAGACTCCTGGTGcaacagagaagaaagtgaagaagagtCAGTGTCACAAAGCCATTTCCCCAGGCTCTAGGCTGACAGAGGGGACTCCTCCAAGCACTCCCACCCTCCAGCCTAAGACACTCACAGGTGCCAGTAAGGACTTGCCTTCCACACCTGCTGGCGTAAAAAATGTTCCAGTCTCATCTTCAGACGAGAGGAAAATGAGCCAGCCAGTCAGCCAGAGTACTAAAGTAAACCAGCCCAAGAGGATTACTCTCAACACTTTACAAGCATGGAGCAAGACGCCAAG GAGAATAAACTTGATATCGCTGAAGCCAGATACACCAACCTCGACGTGTACAGATACAGTTCCTTTACCTCCTTCCTCAGAACAGGAACATG AGAGGCAACCACCATCTGATGACAGTCTTCAAAATCCCCCAGCATCTAAACGTCCTAGAACAGAGGAAATGCCTCTTTCTACATCTGCTGAAGATCAAAtcagctgcaaaacaaacaaataa